The following coding sequences are from one Papilio machaon chromosome 8, ilPapMach1.1, whole genome shotgun sequence window:
- the LOC106720315 gene encoding membrane alanyl aminopeptidase-like, which produces MGFKMMVPLVLFLVGFVSADPLEFRSNFEYLEYNTNVAAPKYRLLDIVQPLDVFVDLDVYLSESRFNGLVQLVVDVRQNLTQIVLHQNVVSIQGVNVIDTSSRPVPLNTTTPFEIDSYFELLKINFDRVVMPGRYTITVSYLGRINENPVDRGFYKGYYYYGTQKREYATTQFQPFHARKAFPCFDEPQFKSRFFISITRDRNLSPSFSNMDIRETQIVSANRVREAFLPTPIVSAYLVAFHVSDFVATNLTGTLRKPFRIISRQGPTNQHAYAADIGLRITDRLDEYFDIGYYDMGQGQLMKNDHIALPDFPSGAMENWGMVNYREAYLLYDPAHTNLNNKIFIATIMAHELAHKWYGNLVTCFWWSNLWLNESFASFFEYFGAHYADPSLELDDQFVVDYVHSALNWDAGAGATPMNWTGVVTNPSISSHFSTTSYAKGASVLKTLEHFVGFNTFRNALRIYLRNNAYGVGYPEDMYAAFKTAVSQDSTFARDFPNIDIGRVFDSWVQNPGSPVVNVYVNMSNGEVTLTQQRFQLTGTPNPTLWQIPISWTHSAEMNFESTRPRFVMTTESTVIRKDPGHHWVMLNIAQSGLYRVNYDDHNWEMIASHLRRNRTSIHKLNRAQIVNDVLYFVRAGVINVNRAFDVLSFLKDETDYYVWAGALGQLDWIRARLEHLPVAHQEFSAYLMELMETVIRNLGYEERTTDSTSTILNRMQILNYACNMGHEGCIADSLAKWRAFRQNENNLVPVNARRYVYCTGLRHGNSSDYDFLFRKYNESDNTADMVVMLRTLACTRDRVSLEHYLQQSMYNDKIRIHDRTNAFQYALQGNRENFQIVLNFLYNYFEAIRTTYGGDARLDICINALPGFMREFQHISQFQSWAYRNQIALGSSFSASVNVVSSSISNLEWGNNAAVQLLTAVRNVRSSAGSVTVSVVMLMVALAVNLFK; this is translated from the exons ATgg GTTTCAAAATGATGGTGcccttagttttatttttagtaggATTTGTTAGCGCAGATCCGTTGGAATTTAGAtcaaattttgaatatttagaatataatACTAATGTAGCTGCACCAAAATACAGACTTTTAGACATCGTTCAACCTTTAGACGTCTTCGTAGATCTTGATGTATATTTGTCTGAATCAAGGTTTAATGGATTAGTGCAACTAGTTGTtgat gtGCGACAAAACCTAACTCAAATTGTTCTGCACCAAAATGTAGTATCAATACAAGGAGTGAATGTTATCGATACTAGTAGCCGACCTGTTCCACTAAACACGACGACTCCATTCGAAATTGATTCTTATTTCGAACTGTTAAAGATTAATTTCGACAGAGTTGTTATGCCTGGTCGCTACACTATTACTGTCAGTTATTTGGGTCGAATTAACGAAAATCCCGTTGATCGTGGTTTTTACAAAGGTTACTACTACTATGGAACTCAGAAGAG GGAATACGCTACAACTCAGTTCCAACCTTTCCACGCAAGAAAAGCATTCCCCTGTTTTGATGAGCCGCAATTCAAATcgagattttttatttctatcacaAGAGATAGAAATCTCAGCCCGTCCTTCTCTAACATGGACATCAGAGAGACTCAAAT AGTTTCAGCTAATCGAGTACGCGAAGCATTCCTTCCAACTCCTATCGTCTCTGCGTATTTAGTGGCATTCCATGTCAGCGACTTTGTGGCGACTAACTTGACCGGCACCCTCAGAAAACCTTTCCGAATTATTTCTAGACAAGGCCCTACCAATCAGCATGCATATGCCGCAGATATTGGTTTAAGAATCACCGATAGATTGGATGAATACTTTGATATTGGGTATTATGACATGGGTCAAGGTCAACTAATGAAAAACGATCACATCGCTCTGCCTGACTTCCCGTCAGGTGCAATGGAGAATTGGGGAATGGTGAATTACAG GGAAGCCTACTTATTGTATGATCCTGCTCACACCaatttgaataacaaaatCTTCATTGCTACGATCATGGCTCACGAGCTCGCCCACAAGTGGTACGGTAATTTGGTAACTTGCTTCTGGTGGAGCAACTTGTGGCTCAATGAATCTTTTGCCAGTTTCTTCGAATACTTCGGCGCTCATTAT gcTGATCCATCTCTAGAATTAGATGATCAATTCGTGGTAGACTATGTACACAGCGCATTAAATTGGGACGCTGGGGCAGGAGCTACTCCCATGAATTGGACTGGAGTGGTGACCAACCCGTCCATCTCCTCCCATTTTAGTACTACGAGCTACGCTAAAGGTGCATCTGTATTAAAGACTCTTGAACATTTTGTTGGTTTCAATACATTTAGAAACGCTCTCAGAATTTATTTGAGAAATAA TGCTTACGGTGTCGGTTATCCCGAAGATATGTACGCAGCGTTCAAAACGGCCGTGTCGCAAGACTCGACATTCGCCAGAGACTTCCCCAATATTGATATCGGCCGAGTGTTCGACAGTTGGGTTCAGAACCCTGGCTCGCCTGTCGTCAATGTCTACGTTAACATGTCTAACGGTGAAGTTACCTTAACTCAA caaCGCTTCCAACTGACCGGCACACCGAATCCAACTCTCTGGCAAATACCGATCTCGTGGACTCATAGCGCCGAGATGAACTTTGAGAGTACGAGACCCAGATTTGTTATGACCACAGAGTCCACTGTCATCCGCAAAGATCCCGGACATCACTGGGTCATGTTAAATATAGCTCAATCTg GTCTATATCGTGTTAATTATGATGACCATAACTGGGAGATGATCGCTTCTCATTTGCGTAGGAACAGAACTAGCATTCACAAGTTGAACAGAGCACAG ATTGTAAACGATGTGTTATACTTCGTCCGTGCCGGAGTGATCAACGTGAACCGCGCTTTCGACGTCCTGTCGTTCTTGAAGGATGAGACTGACTACTACGTGTGGGCAGGCGCTCTCGGACAGCTTGACTGGATCAGAGCTAGGCTGGAACATCTGCCAGTTGCTCATCAGGAGTTCAGT GCCTATTTAATGGAACTGATGGAAACTGTCATCCGTAATTTGGGTTATGAAGAACGTACTACTGACTCCACTTCTACTATTCTCAACCGCATGCAGATTCTCAACTACGCCTGCAACATGGGACACGAAGGCTGCATTGCTGACAGTCTTGCTAAATGGCGTGCATTCAgacaaaatgaaaacaattt AGTCCCGGTTAACGCCCGCCGCTACGTCTACTGCACCGGACTGCGTCACGGCAACAGCAGCGACTACGACTTTCTCTTCCGGAAGTACAACGAGAGCGACAATACGGCCGACATGGTTGTCATGCTGCGCACGCTTGCCTGCACCAGAGATAGAGTTTCTTTGGAACA CTACTTGCAGCAATCCATGTACAATGACAAGATCCGCATCCACGACCGTACTAACGCGTTCCAGTACGCGCTGCAAGGCAACCGCGAGAACTTCCAGATTGTACTCAACTTCTTATACAACTACTTCGAGGCTATCCGCACTAC TTATGGTGGCGATGCGAGACTCGATATCTGTATAAATGCGCTGCCAGGATTCATGAGAGAGTTCCAACATATTTCACAG TTCCAATCTTGGGCGTACAGAAACCAGATTGCTCTTGGTTCTTCGTTCTCTGCTAGTGTGAACGTCGTGTCTAGTAGTATATCCAACTTGGAATGGGGTAACAACGCGGCCGTTCAGTTGCTTACTGCCGTGAGAAATGTCAGAAGCTCTGCGGGTTCTGTAACCGTCTCTGTTGTCATGCTGATGGTTGCTTTGgcagtaaatttatttaaatga
- the LOC106720347 gene encoding membrane alanyl aminopeptidase, translating to MSKLIALSLMLIALVAGDHPASIFRDFEELVLPDDAVTRSNEQYRLPQNVLPLDYDIYIDLYFAERTDRPFSYDGKEYIILQAIEQNVTQIVLHSNVDSINAVSVLTSSGSPVPLNPLQPITLEPEYHFLKINLAQALAVYTNYTLIIDYSSTMNEGPMKRGIWRGWYIDENGNERIYATTHFQPYNARQAFPCWDEPLFKAVFKLHLSKPTSYSRTFSNTRIQSTDGLGSRARDNFYATPVMSSYLVTFLISESFTIIAQDTSFNPPIRIIGRSNTVGLGDMVLNMTVQMTKYFDEYFGIPYSDLHPYLYNDHISSPDWASAGTENWGMVSYRELYMVLDPRETLMSVEHYAATLISHELAHKWFGNLITCYWWSNTWINEGFASYFGYIATYEMFPQYEHHEHFNSRYLQTSLSFDSGVSTVPMNHPVNTPAQVTGHFGTISYSKGAAVLRMTANMITPATFRKACQYFLRNNAYKATDQFDLYAAFARAVEEDGTLREYQNFNFTEYYRVWVNEPGYPLLTVNINHGTGEMALSQERYLSTSTSSGPVYPIPISYSTNSNRSFNNLKPIYMMSSERAVLTKSAVEEWVIFNNLQHGHYRVTYDDKSWNLIADALVNDPDSIHYLNRAQVVDDVFALMRSERMTFNFGFNILRFLRNEANYHVWNPAISGFTWLRNRLRHLPEQQAKFDEFVLSQMEHVIETVGFDAGNESPTTSLTRQEVLHFACTLGHEKCVKESRDRFISLKNGNWVDARIRRNVYVTGIREGDQSDFEFLLARMRQSNFANDQLEMLRALGAARSPELITRYLQLTLTKAVRSHDKANSFNYALLGNQGNAYHVLQFVKDNIDAMRVAYIEDAPPTPVHTCMVNLASYLDNAGLDEYEAWLRSTQSGSLQYQRTLSAIISARNNIIWGNNNVEAILEAARGGAVHLVLSTVLLVTTVMITMFI from the exons ATGTCCAAATTAATAGCTCTGAGCTTAATGCTCATAGCATTAGTTGCTGGTGATCACCCGGCATCAATATTTAGAGATTTCGAGGAGCTGGTGCTTCCTGATGACGCAGTAACAAGAAGTAATGAACAGTACAGGCTGCCACAGAACGTTCTACCCCTCGATTACgatatatacatagatttatACTTCGCTGAACGGACAGACAGACCTTTCAGTTATGATGGAAAGGAATATATCATTTTGCAG GCGATAGAGCAAAATGTAACCCAAATCGTTCTCCATTCAAATGTGGATTCAATAAATGCAGTCAGTGTTCTAACATCTTCTGGATCGCCTGTACCATTGAATCCATTACAACCAATCACACTTGAGCCGGAGTATCATTTCTTGAAGATTAATCTGGCGCAGGCTTTGGCAGTGTACACAAATTATACACTTATCATAGATTATTCAAGTACTATGAACGAAGGACCAATGAAACGTGGTATCTGGAGGGGATGGTATATTGATGAGAACGGTAATGAAAG GATCTACGCCACAACTCACTTCCAGCCATATAACGCCAGACAAGCGTTCCCTTGCTGGGACGAGCCTCTCTTCAAAGCGGTGTTCAAACTCCACCTGTCAAAACCAACAAGCTATTCGAGAACTTTCTCGAACACTCGTATCCAATCTACTGACGG TCTAGGAAGCCGCGCCCGTGACAACTTCTACGCCACCCCAGTAATGTCTTCCTACCTGGTAACTTTCCTTATCAGCGAGTCTTTTACTATAATCGCCCAGGATACCTCCTTCAATCCTCCTATCAGAATTATAGGTAGATCCAACACGGTCGGTTTGGGGGACATGGTATTAAACATGACCGTTCAAATGACTAAATACTTCGATGAATACTTCGGTATCCCGTATTCTGATTTACATCCTTACCTGTACAACGATCATATTTCTTCACCTGATTGGGCGTCTGCCGGTACTGAAAACTGGGGCATGGTTAGTTACAG AGAGTTATATATGGTGCTAGACCCGCGAGAGACGTTAATGTCGGTGGAGCACTACGCGGCGACGCTGATCTCGCACGAGCTGGCACACAAGTGGTTCGGCAACCTTATCACCTGCTACTGGTGGAGCAACACCTGGATCAATGAAGGTTTCGCCAGCTACTTCGGTTATATAGCCACGTATGAG ATGTTCCCGCAATATGAGCACCATGAGCATTTTAACTCGCGATACCTGCAGACCTCACTGTCCTTCGATTCTGGAGTTTCCACTGTACCAATGAACCATCCGGTTAACACGCCAGCTCAAGTAACCGGTCACTTTGGCACAATCAGTTATTCGAAAGGTGCAGCTGTTCTCAGGATGACGGCCAATATGATCACTCCTGCGACATTCAGAAAAGCTTGTCAATACTTTTTGCGTAACAA tgCATACAAGGCGACTGATCAGTTCGATCTATACGCCGCTTTCGCACGAGCTGTAGAAGAAGACGGAACTCTAAGAGAGTACCAAAACTTCAATTTCACCGAGTACTACCGTGTCTGGGTCAATGAACCAGGCTACCCCTTGCTGACGGTTAACATTAATCATGGAACTGGTGAAATGGCTCTTAGCCAA GAAAGGTATCTAAGTACATCGACAAGCAGCGGTCCAGTCTATCCTATACCAATTTCTTACTCAACTAACTCGAATCGCAGCTTTAATAACCTGAAACCTATTTACATGATGTCCTCTGAACGAGCCGTTCTTACTAAATCAGCGGTGGAAGAAtgggttatatttaataacttacaaCATG GTCATTACAGAGTGACTTACGATGATAAGTCCTGGAATTTAATTGCTGACGCCTTGGTTAATGATCCTGACTCTATACATTACTTAAACAGAGCACag GTAGTCGATGATGTGTTTGCTTTAATGCGTTCCGAAAGAATGACTTTTAACTTcggttttaatatattgagaTTCCTTCGAAATGAAGCTAACTACCACGTCTGGAACCCGGCTATCAGCGGATTCACTTGGCTTCGTAATAGACTGCGCCATTTGCCTGAACAGCAGGCCAAATTTGAT GAGTTCGTTCTTAGTCAAATGGAGCACGTGATTGAGACTGTAGGTTTCGACGCTGGTAACGAAAGTCCCACTACGAGTCTCACTCGTCAAGAAGTCCTCCATTTTGCCTGCACACTGGGACACGAGAAGTGTGTGAAAGAATCACGAGATAGATTTATCTCGCTCAAGAATGGCAACTG GGTAGATGCAAGAATCCGTCGTAATGTGTACGTGACTGGTATCAGAGAGGGTGATCAGAGCGACTTCGAGTTCTTGCTCGCACGGATGAGGCAATCCAACTTCGCGAACGACCAGCTCGAGATGCTACGAGCGCTAGGTGCGGCGCGCAGCCCTGAACTTATTACACG TTATCTTCAACTAACACTGACGAAGGCAGTTCGCTCCCACGACAAGGCAAACTCCTTCAACTACGCTCTTCTGGGCAATCAGGGTAACGCCTATCACGTGCTGCAGTTTGTCAAAGACAATATCGATGCTATGAGAGTAGC GTACATTGAAGACGCTCCTCCAACTCCAGTACACACATGTATGGTCAATCTTGCCTCATATTTGGATAATGCTGGATTAGATGAG TATGAAGCGTGGCTTCGCAGTACTCAGTCCGGGTCCCTCCAGTACCAAAGGACTCTCTCTGCAATAATATCAGCGAGAAACAACATTATTTGGGGCAATAATAACGTTGAAGCTATACTGGAAGCAGCTAGAGGTGGTGCTGTACATTTAGTGTTATCTACTGTATTGTTGGTCACTACAGTAATGATTACTATGTTCATTTGA